The following are encoded in a window of Alosa sapidissima isolate fAloSap1 chromosome 12, fAloSap1.pri, whole genome shotgun sequence genomic DNA:
- the chst14 gene encoding carbohydrate sulfotransferase 14 → MPVRKQEFVKKGVGGPRGSSVINFRPLVSATSPRRSSAVLPSVLTFAVIVASGGLLLMIEKGMLNNMETPPPRGNGKNVNYLQQVRHHDSNADVESQIMQEIRNRTIRSMCSQKNMPHNVWSLNALQRKTLLQHILVSEEHHFLYCYVPKVACSNWKRMLKVLSGALPGVDAKGKMDHRTDLLFLSDLQPEQIRHRLRHYYKFMFVREPMARLLSAYRNKFGEIESYQKKYGAEIIRRYRKGRAKDPNIAGDDVTFTEFVRYLLDEESERMNEHWMPMYNLCQPCAITYDFIGSYERLEDDAAHVLEKVGAPPHLRFPERQSWYKPVTKETLHYYLCGVPQKLLRELLPKYILDFSLFGYSLPNTTAEYCRH, encoded by the exons ATGCCGGTGCGTAAGCAGGAGTTTGTGAAAAAGGGGGTCGGTGGGCCTCGAGGCAGTTCGGTTATAAACTTTAGACCACTAGTGAGTGCGACGTCTCCGCGTCGGAGTTCAGCGGTCTTGCCTTCAGTGCTGACGTTCGCCGTTATCGTGGCGTCCGGAGGCCTTCTCTTGATGATAGAGAAAGGAATGCTGAATAATATGGAGACTCCGCCACCCCGAGGGAACGGCAAGAATGTAAACTATCTGCAGCAAGTTAGGCATCATGATTCAAATGCGGACGTGGAATCCCAA ATTATGCAGGAGATCCGTAACCGCACCATCCGCTCCATGTGCAGCCAGAAGAACATGCCCCACAACGTGTGGTCGCTGAACGCCCTCCAGCGCAAGACTCTGCTGCAGCACATCCTGGTGAGCGAGGAGCACCACTTCCTCTACTGCTACGTGCCCAAGGTGGCCTGCTCCAACTGGAAGCGCATGCTGAAGGTTCTGAGCGGCGCCCTGCCCGGCGTGGACGCCAAGGGCAAGATGGACCACCGCACCGACCTCCTCTTCCTGTCCGACCTGCAGCCAGAGCAGATCCGTCACCGCCTGCGCCACTACTACAAGTTCATGTTTGTGCGCGAGCCCATGGCACGCCTGCTCTCGGCCTACCGCAACAAGTTCGGCGAGATCGAGTCGTACCAGAAAAAGTACGGCGCCGAAATCATCCGCCGCTACCGCAAGGGCCGTGCCAAGGACCCCAACATCGCCGGCGACGACGTGACGTTCACAGAGTTTGTGCGCTACCTGTTGGATGAGGAATCAGAGCGAATGAACGAACACTGGATGCCCATGTACAACCTCTGCCAGCCGTGCGCCATCACCTACGACTTCATTGGCTCGTACGAGCGTCTGGAGGACGACGCCGCGCACGTACTGGAAAAGGTGGGCGCGCCGCCCCACCTGCGCTTCCCAGAGCGCCAGTCGTGGTACAAACCTGTCACTAAAGAAACGTTACATTATTACCTGTGCGGCGTACCACAGAAGCTACTCCGAGAGCTTCTACCCAAGTACATCCTGGACTTCTCGCTCTTTGGATACTCCCTCCCCAACACAACCGCAGAGTACTGCAGACACTAA
- the cep135 gene encoding centrosomal protein of 135 kDa — protein MSTTAERKFVNLRKRLDQLGYRQPLGIDTLPLVEKLFSDLVHTTESLRNSKLSAGKTEKESRNLDALLEPYKTENARLVRENNELHLGLLKLREEKDRLSRELKAYIRKLDHETSDLKFLNNQYVHKVRSLEKENMVRTERIQQLQEKNMQAVVQTPGGKKRNIPFRRQRMQIDELLPPSLGPTPAVVAQPDDPYIADLLQVADDRIQELQQDVNKLQVDLERTQAGIKHLNTQVEERDKEIERLNRALDGGRPYDVISLEAQNISNEKLIAHLNLQIEYLQETNRTLEQKVQGLQQRKADASAEAANLSVRNQELCQELTHIDKLAQQLEKDKELVLETADEELEEAKRELLRQQGVIEDLEKVVSKLKRDLLEGEHDKDRVRDQLADSREQNEKMEGLLNFLEEEKRRLQDKLEKMTLAEKDLVLELEKMRMRYGICGKDRSPSRLDAFVKSLEEERDYYRQEAEKYRRTRGGGGTSRSPSLSPARGRSPRTRSSWHGRGDSGEVDIFRVVKERDDLQAVLLGFEKHMEEIQTKVKALTSERDQLSAQYQQIQEELRRVRRESGTSPELQQRLREEREQADAELQRMTSERDTLRERLKVAQTTALTDREQEERRILDLESTIQTLERERMDLRVQVSMLKQRAETVEAELGARTSVMVQSAEETAQQRAESGALRLLQEQMEQSLSDVQHRLSVKTSELQAAHQKIERLEDRISDLSHHGLSQKDEVSVLQSALATLDREKDSLQDTVDQKTETMALLQDELHSKEKTLKEVRLTVADMENSLDQLKGALSSREREISSLRRQLDSSQEELAAVGRDREIALRENRRLQDDLATMTRENQAVHAEMEEAFHEKDELKMRVQSYISEVARIENLMAAKELENREMLERFRMAHTQAEEREAQLQQAEGVTNSIRLELLSADTERRHLRERVSHQEREIQEHMSALQAYEAQVSSLARGMSRLEEEMQLARGEKGSVVADLAAVRELCVKLDSSKELTARQLTAKSMELERVLGELEDVRSEGELLKKQLASERLTVRNLETLLSTNRQKEFQTHLSSSEREAELKLLKDRLALADSKTAGHAREVSQLRGKLSQLQTEMDVLKRQLTTERFERERAVQEMRRQGVSFSSLRSSSPLSTSLSPRPLSPERSSILRTPDRTADKPLDKSVSFKE, from the exons ATGAGTACCACTGCCGAGAGGAAATTTGTCAATCTAAGGAAACGGCTAGATCAGCTTGGATACAGGCAGCCGCTGGGAATCGATACCTTGCCTCTAGTTGAGAAACTATTCAG TGACCTGGTGCACACCACTGAGAGTCTGCGCAATTCCAAGCTCTCAGCCGGCAAGACTGAAAAGGAAAGTCGGAATCTGGACGCTCTCTTGGAGCCCTACAAGACCGAAAATGCACGTCTGGTACGGGAGAACAATGAGCTTCACCTGGGGCTTCTGAAGCTcagggaggagaaggacaggCTCAGCAGAG AGCTGAAGGCCTACATAAGGAAGCTCGACCATGAGACGTCAGACCTGAAATTTCTTAACAACCAGTATGTGCACAAGGTGCGCTCCCTGGAGAAGGAGAACATGGTTAGGACGGAACGCATTCAGCAGCTGCAGGAGAAGAACATGCAGGCTGTGGTGCAAACGCCAG GAGGAAAAAAGCGCAACATTCCTTTCAGACGGCAGCGGATGCAGATAGATGAGCTCTTGCCTCCATCCTTGGGTCCCACGCCGGCAGTGGTGGCGCAGCCTGATGACCCGTACATCGCTGACCTGTTACAGGTGGCCGACGACCGTATTCAGGAGCTGCAGCAGGACGTCAATAAGCTCCAGGTGGACCTGGAGAGAACGCAAGCGGGAATTAAACACCTCAACACTCAA GTGGAGGAGCGGGACAAAGAGATTGAGCGTCTGAATCGTGCCCTGGATGGAGGGCGCCCTTACGATGTCATCTCCCTGGAGGCCCAGAACATCAGCAACGAGAAGCTCATCGCTCACCTCAACCTGCAG ATAGAGTACCTGCAGGAGACCAACCGCACGCTGGAGCAGAAAGTGCAGGGCCTGCAGCAGAGGAAGGCGGACGCCAGTGCAGAGGCGGCCAACCTGAGTGTGCGCAACCAGGAGCTGTGCCAGGAGCTCACCCACATCGACAAGCTGGCCCAGCAGCTGGAGAAGGACAAGGAGCTGGTGCTGGAGACGGCCgacgaggagctggaggaggccaAG AGGGAGCTCCTGAGGCAGCAGGGCGTGATCGAGGACCTGGAGAAAGTCGTCTCCAAACTGAAGAGG GACTTACTGGAGGGCGAGCACGATAAAGACCGCGTGAGGGACCAGCTGGCCGACTCCAGGGAGCAGAATGAGAAGATGGAGGGCTTGCTGAATTTcctggaagaggagaagaggaggctcCAGGACAAACTGGAGAAGATGACCCTGGCTG AGAAGGACCTTGTTCTGGAGCTGGAAAAGATGCGCATGCGTTACGGCATCTGCGGAAAAGACCGCTCGCCCTCCCGCCTGGACGCCTTCGTCAAGAGCCTGGAGGAGGAGCGGGACTACTACCGGCAGGAGGCCGAGAAGTACCGGCGGACCCGCGGGGGTGGGGGCACCAGCCGAAGCCCCTCCCTCAGCCCAGCCAGGGGCAGGAGCCCCAGGACCAGGTCAAGCTGGCATGGACGG gGGGACAGTGGGGAAGTGGACATCTTCCGtgtggtgaaggagagagacgACCTGCAGGCTGTCCTGCTGGGCTTTGAGAAGCACATGGAGGAGATCCAGACCAAGGTCAAAGCCCTGACCTCCGAGAGGGACCAGCTCAGTGCACAGTACCAGCAG attcagGAAGAGCTCAGACGCGTGCGGCGAGAAAGCGGTACGTCTCCCGAGCTGCAGCAGCGACTGCgagaggagagggagcaggCAGACGCAGAGCTGCAGAGGATGACGTCGGAGAGAGACACACTCAGGGAGAGACTCAAG GTTGCCCAGACGACTGCTTTGACAGACAGggaacaggaggagaggaggatattGGACCTGGAGAGCACCATTCAAACA ttgGAGCGCGAGCGCATGGACCTGCGTGTTCAAGTGAGCATGCTCAAACAGAGGGCGGAGACAGTGGAGGCCGAGCTAGGCGCTCGCACCTCAGTCATGGTGCAGAGTGCCGAGGAGACCGCCCAGCAGAGGGCTGAGAGTGGGgcgctcag GCTGCTACAAGAGCAGATGGAGCAGTCTTTGTCTGACGTTCAGCACAGGCTGTCGGTGAAGACCAGTGAACTGCAGGCTGCCCATCAGAAGATCGAAAGACTGGAGGACCGCATCA gtgatCTGAGTCACCATGGCTTGTCTCAGAAGGATGAGGTGAGCGTGCTACAGTCAGCCCTGGCCACTCTGGACAGGGAGAAGGACTCGCTGCAGGACACCGTGGACCAGAAGACCGAGACCATGGCTCTGTTGCAGGACGAGCTGCACAGCAAG GAGAAGACCTTGAAGGAAGTGAGACTCACTGTTGCCGATATGGAGAACTCACTAGA CCAACTGAAGGGGGCACTGAGCAGCCGTGAGCGGGAGATCTCCAGTCTGCGCAGGCAGCTGGACTCTAGCCAGGAGGAGCTGGCAGCGGTGGGCCGCGACCGAGAGATCGCCCTAAGAGAGAACCGGAGACTGCAGGACGACCTGGCCACCATGACCAGAGAAAACCAG GCTGTGCATGCTGAGATGGAGGAGGCCTTCCACGAGAAGGACGAGCTGAAGATGAGGGTCCAGTCCTACATCTCTGAGGTGGCACGCATAGAGAACCTCATGGCTGCCAAA GAGCTGGAGAACCGCGAGATGCTGGAGCGGTTCCGCATGGCCCACACGCAGGCGGAGGAACGGGAGGCGCAGCTGCAGCAGGCCGAGGGCGTGACCAACTCCATCCGCCTGGAGCTGCTCTCCGCAGACACGGAGCGCAGGCACCTCCGCGAGAGAGTCAGccaccaggagagagagatccaggag CACATGAGCGCTCTGCAGGCGTACGAGGCTCAGGTGTCGTCTCTGGCCCGAGGCATGTCGCGCCTGGAGGAGGAGATGCAGCTGGCGCGGGGGGAGAAGGGCTCGGTGGTGGCCGACTTGGCCGCCGTCAGGGAGCTCTGCGTCAAGCTGGACTCCAGCAAGGAGCTGACCGCACGCCAGCTCACCGCCAAGAGCATGGAGCTGGAGAGg GTGTTGGGGGAGCTGGAGGACGTGCGTTCGGAGGGGGAGCTCCTGAAGAAGCAGCTGGCCAGCGAGCGCCTGACGGTGCGCAACCTGGAGACGCTGCTCTCCACCAACCGGCAGAAGGAGTTCCAGACACACCTGAGCTCCAGCGAGAGGGAGGCGGAGCTCAAGCTGCTCAAGGACCGGCTGGCCCTCGCCGACAGCAAGAC ggcgGGTCATGCCAGGGAAGTCTCTCAGCTCCGGGGGAAATTGTCCCAGCTGCAGACGGAGATGGACGTTCTGAAGAGACAGCTGACCACCGAGCGCTTTGAGAG GGAGAGGGCCGTGCAGGAGATGCGCAGGCAAGGTgtgtccttctcctctctgagaAGCTCCTCCCCTCTGAGCACCTCGCTGAGTCCCCGCCCACTCTCCCCTGAGCGTTCCTCCATCCTCCGCACGCCTGATCGAACGGCCGACAAACCGCTAGACAA AAGCGTGAGCTTCAAAGAGTGA